The Neobacillus sp. OS1-2 genome includes a window with the following:
- a CDS encoding response regulator transcription factor encodes MKQRILLVEDDAAISEMVKGQFTREGFEVVPAFDGEEALEVFANDTFDLILLDLMLPKLDGMEFLKIIREKSMIPVLIMSAKDGDLDKALGLGFGADDYIAKPFSMIELTARVKAAIRRATHYSRTEQKQEVNVLIVGELILDLDNFSLLKNGSDIKLTAKEFHILKLFISHPSRVYTKAQIYSLVWEDEYYGDENVINVHMRRLREKIEDDPSKPKYIKTLWGIGYKLGEF; translated from the coding sequence ATGAAACAAAGAATATTATTAGTAGAAGACGATGCGGCCATCAGCGAGATGGTAAAAGGTCAATTTACCAGAGAGGGATTCGAGGTCGTGCCTGCGTTTGATGGGGAAGAGGCGCTAGAGGTTTTTGCAAACGACACATTTGATTTGATTCTCCTTGATTTAATGCTGCCAAAGCTGGATGGAATGGAATTTTTAAAAATCATCCGAGAGAAAAGCATGATACCAGTTCTGATTATGTCAGCAAAGGATGGGGACTTAGATAAAGCGTTGGGTCTCGGCTTTGGTGCGGATGATTATATTGCCAAGCCATTTTCGATGATCGAGCTAACGGCTAGAGTGAAGGCGGCCATCAGAAGGGCGACCCACTATTCACGAACAGAACAAAAGCAGGAAGTAAATGTGCTGATAGTCGGTGAATTGATACTTGATCTTGATAATTTCTCCTTACTTAAAAATGGAAGTGACATCAAGCTAACGGCAAAAGAGTTTCATATCCTAAAACTATTTATCTCACATCCGAGCAGGGTCTACACCAAGGCACAAATTTATAGTTTGGTATGGGAAGATGAGTATTATGGTGATGAAAATGTGATAAACGTACATATGAGAAGATTACGGGAGAAGATCGAAGATGACCCATCCAAACCAAAGTACATTAAAACATTATGGGGTATCGGCTATAAACTTGGGGAGTTTTAA